A part of Timaviella obliquedivisa GSE-PSE-MK23-08B genomic DNA contains:
- a CDS encoding ISAs1 family transposase, translated as MSLIQHLQTVRDYRTQPDYPLWVILVLILMGTMSGCTGYRSLADFVSRHQATLLEIMELPYERLPGFSTLRRTMVRIDFVSFTEAFNRWAQEHCPPAPTEQVAVDGKGIRASLRDYDQSYQDFVSVVSAFSVQQGVVLGLESMRNGECSEIKTAQVLLEKLQLQGVCFSLDALHTQKKQRSRSLPVAMIT; from the coding sequence ATGAGCCTGATTCAACATCTGCAAACCGTTCGAGATTATCGCACTCAACCGGATTACCCGCTCTGGGTGATCTTAGTTTTAATCCTCATGGGCACGATGAGTGGTTGCACCGGATACCGCTCCTTGGCTGACTTTGTCAGTCGCCATCAAGCCACCTTACTCGAGATCATGGAACTGCCTTATGAGCGACTACCGGGCTTTTCCACCCTGCGGCGGACTATGGTGCGAATTGATTTTGTCTCCTTTACGGAAGCCTTTAATCGCTGGGCACAAGAACACTGTCCACCCGCCCCTACCGAGCAAGTTGCAGTGGATGGCAAAGGCATTAGAGCCAGCCTGCGTGATTATGACCAGTCGTACCAAGACTTTGTCAGCGTCGTCTCCGCCTTCAGTGTCCAGCAAGGCGTGGTGCTGGGTTTAGAGTCAATGCGTAATGGTGAGTGTAGTGAAATCAAGACCGCTCAAGTGTTGCTAGAGAAACTGCAACTCCAAGGCGTTTGCTTCAGTCTCGATGCCCTCCATACTCAAAAAAAACAACGCAGCAGATCACTGCCAGTGGCAATGATTACTTAA